The proteins below come from a single Streptomyces spongiicola genomic window:
- a CDS encoding ABC transporter permease, translated as MTRPMKPTRSKNPTRSTEPTKQAEPTRQTRQTRQTRQTRQTRQARSAGSLRWARRRASAARFWRRYRAHRAGVVGLAGLALLALIALAAPWLVGGDVQSVTHAPGSALEPPSGAFPLGTDQFGRSLLGLLVWGSRISLTVGLLAAALSVAIGTLVGIVAGHYRGWISTALMRVTDWFLVMPTLVLAIVLATVLSRSVWTVVLAIGVTSWPTTARLVRAQTIAVESRPYIERARALGGGHRHIMTRHVLPQVMPLVLAQTTLGISAAILTEATLAFLGLGDPSVVSWGGMLQDAREAGAVSSGHWWYLAPPGIAVALVALAFTLCGRAVESVLNPRLGVSR; from the coding sequence ATGACGAGGCCGATGAAGCCGACGAGGTCGAAGAATCCAACGAGGTCGACGGAGCCGACGAAGCAGGCGGAGCCGACGAGGCAGACACGACAGACGAGGCAGACGAGGCAGACGAGGCAGACGAGACAAGCGAGGTCGGCAGGGTCGCTGCGCTGGGCTCGCCGTCGTGCCTCGGCCGCGCGCTTCTGGCGGCGGTACCGCGCCCATCGCGCCGGGGTCGTGGGCCTCGCCGGCCTCGCGCTGCTCGCCCTGATCGCCCTGGCCGCGCCGTGGCTGGTCGGCGGCGACGTCCAGAGCGTCACCCACGCGCCCGGCAGCGCGCTGGAGCCGCCGAGCGGTGCCTTCCCCCTCGGCACCGACCAGTTCGGCCGCTCCCTGCTCGGCCTGCTCGTCTGGGGCTCCAGGATCTCGCTCACCGTGGGGCTGCTGGCGGCCGCGCTGTCGGTGGCCATCGGTACGCTGGTGGGCATCGTCGCGGGGCACTACCGCGGCTGGATCTCCACGGCCCTCATGAGGGTCACCGACTGGTTCCTCGTGATGCCGACCCTGGTCCTGGCGATCGTGCTGGCCACGGTGCTCTCGCGGAGTGTGTGGACGGTGGTCCTGGCCATCGGGGTCACGAGCTGGCCGACGACGGCGCGGCTGGTGCGCGCGCAGACGATCGCGGTCGAGTCGCGGCCGTACATCGAGCGTGCGAGAGCCCTCGGCGGCGGTCACCGGCACATCATGACCCGCCATGTGCTGCCCCAGGTGATGCCGCTGGTGCTGGCCCAGACGACACTCGGCATCTCCGCGGCCATCCTCACCGAGGCGACGCTGGCCTTCCTCGGGCTCGGCGACCCGTCGGTGGTGTCCTGGGGCGGCATGCTCCAGGACGCACGGGAGGCGGGCGCGGTGTCGTCGGGCCACTGGTGGTACCTCGCACCGCCCGGAATCGCCGTCGCACTGGTGGCTCTGGCGTTCACACTGTGCGGGCGGGCCGTCGAGTCCGTCCTCAACCCCCGTCTGGGGGTGTCCCGTTGA
- a CDS encoding bifunctional riboflavin kinase/FAD synthetase — protein MQRWRGLEDIPQDWGRSVVTIGSYDGVHRGHQLIIGRAVERARELGVPSVVVTFDPHPSEVVRPGSHPPLLAPHHRRAELMAELGVGAVLILPFTSEFSKLSPADFIVKVLVDKLHARAVIEGPNFRFGHRAAGDVDFLTELGRTYDYEVEVVDLFVRGAAGGGEPFSSTLTRRLIAEGDVEGAAEILGRPHRVEGVVVRGAQRGRELGYPTANVETLPHTAIPADGVYAGWLTAAGERMPAAISVGTNPQFDGTERTVEAYAIDRVGLDLYGLHVAVDFLAYVRGMARFESVEALLDAIATDVKRARELTAEYDA, from the coding sequence GTGCAGCGCTGGCGTGGCTTGGAGGACATCCCCCAGGACTGGGGGCGCAGCGTCGTCACCATCGGTTCCTACGACGGCGTGCACCGCGGCCACCAGCTGATCATCGGGCGGGCCGTGGAGCGGGCGCGGGAGCTCGGAGTGCCGTCGGTCGTGGTCACGTTCGATCCGCACCCGAGCGAGGTCGTCCGTCCCGGCAGCCACCCGCCGCTGCTGGCCCCGCACCACCGGCGCGCGGAGCTGATGGCGGAACTCGGCGTGGGCGCGGTTCTGATCCTTCCGTTCACCTCCGAGTTCTCCAAGCTGTCGCCGGCCGACTTCATCGTGAAGGTGCTGGTGGACAAGCTCCACGCCCGTGCGGTGATCGAGGGCCCCAACTTCCGCTTCGGCCACCGGGCGGCGGGCGACGTCGACTTCCTGACCGAACTCGGCCGCACCTACGACTACGAGGTAGAGGTCGTCGACCTGTTCGTGCGCGGCGCTGCGGGCGGCGGCGAGCCCTTCTCGTCCACGCTGACCCGGCGGCTGATCGCGGAGGGTGACGTCGAGGGGGCGGCGGAGATCCTCGGCCGGCCGCACCGGGTCGAGGGCGTGGTCGTCCGCGGTGCCCAGCGGGGCCGCGAGCTGGGCTACCCGACGGCCAACGTGGAGACGCTGCCGCACACCGCCATCCCCGCGGACGGCGTCTACGCGGGCTGGCTCACCGCCGCCGGGGAGCGCATGCCCGCCGCGATCTCCGTGGGCACCAATCCGCAGTTCGACGGCACGGAGCGGACCGTCGAGGCGTACGCCATCGACCGCGTCGGCCTCGACCTGTACGGGCTGCACGTGGCTGTCGACTTCCTCGCCTATGTGCGTGGGATGGCCAGGTTCGAGTCTGTCGAGGCCCTTCTCGACGCCATCGCCACCGATGTGAAGCGCGCGCGTGAACTGACGGCGGAGTACGACGCTTGA
- a CDS encoding ABC transporter ATP-binding protein, translating to MSAVDETGTDRSGVSPDAAAVPLLSATGVRVSFPGRRGAASARAVDGVDLDVGTGEIVALVGESGCGKTSLARALLGLVRPEAGRVSFGGVPLGYGSRALKEYRSRVQLVLQDPSGSLNPRHTVYDAVSEGLRIHGCGGDEEAAAVAEALSRAGLRPPERFFLRYPHELSGGQRQRVVIAGALVLRPELIVADEPVASLDASVRGEILALLLRLRDELGLSALVVTHDLGLAWNIADRVAVMYLGRIVETGTAEEVLTRPQHPYTQAMLSVLPESAAPPVVLAGEPPDPSRVPPGCRFHPRCQVLASGAADGVADRCRTEDPPVLAGGSTGAVACHWAERTGRTSADGSRKGPEAGHSGGEGTEAGDGSGEGTEAGAGPSGA from the coding sequence GTGAGCGCTGTCGACGAGACCGGCACGGACCGGAGCGGGGTTTCCCCGGATGCCGCCGCCGTCCCCCTGCTGTCGGCCACCGGTGTGCGGGTGTCCTTCCCGGGCCGGCGCGGCGCCGCGTCGGCGCGCGCCGTGGACGGCGTGGACCTGGACGTCGGCACCGGGGAGATCGTCGCGCTGGTCGGCGAGTCCGGCTGCGGGAAGACGTCCCTGGCCAGGGCGCTGCTCGGTCTGGTGCGTCCGGAGGCGGGGCGGGTGTCGTTCGGGGGCGTGCCCCTCGGGTACGGCTCGCGAGCGCTGAAGGAGTACCGCAGCCGGGTCCAGTTGGTGTTGCAGGACCCGAGCGGTTCGCTCAACCCCCGGCACACCGTGTACGACGCGGTGTCGGAGGGGCTGCGGATCCACGGCTGCGGCGGCGACGAGGAGGCGGCGGCGGTCGCGGAGGCGCTCTCGCGCGCGGGTCTGCGCCCGCCGGAGCGGTTCTTCCTGCGCTATCCGCACGAACTGTCCGGCGGCCAGCGCCAGCGGGTGGTCATCGCGGGGGCGCTGGTGCTGCGGCCCGAACTCATCGTGGCCGACGAGCCGGTGGCCTCCCTGGACGCCTCGGTGCGCGGCGAGATCCTGGCCCTGCTGCTGCGGCTGCGCGACGAACTGGGCCTCTCCGCGCTGGTGGTGACCCACGACCTGGGTCTGGCGTGGAACATCGCGGACCGGGTGGCCGTGATGTACCTGGGCCGCATCGTGGAGACGGGAACGGCGGAGGAGGTGCTGACACGCCCTCAGCACCCCTACACGCAGGCGATGCTGTCGGTGCTGCCGGAGTCGGCGGCGCCGCCGGTGGTCCTGGCGGGCGAGCCGCCGGACCCGTCGCGCGTACCGCCCGGCTGCCGGTTCCACCCCCGTTGCCAGGTCCTCGCCTCGGGCGCCGCCGACGGTGTCGCCGACCGATGCCGTACGGAGGACCCGCCGGTCCTCGCCGGGGGCTCCACGGGTGCGGTGGCCTGCCACTGGGCGGAACGGACCGGCAGGACCTCCGCGGACGGCAGCCGCAAGGGCCCGGAGGCCGGGCACAGCGGCGGCGAGGGCACGGAGGCCGGGGACGGCAGCGGCGAGGGCACGGAGGCCGGGGCAGGTCCGTCGGGGGCGTGA
- a CDS encoding ABC transporter ATP-binding protein, which translates to MSLLEIRGLRVTYGSGASAVPAVRGVDLTLGAGRKLGVAGESGCGKSTLALALLRLLPASARLSGEILLDGEDVLAMKWGRLRAVRWAGASVVFQGAMHALNAVHRIGDQIAEPVLVHGRATPAAARRRAGELLEQVGLPASRATAYPHELSGGQRQRVMIAMALACEPRLLVADEPTTALDVMVQAQILRLIERLVSGQDIALLMISHDLAVLADTCDRLAVMYAGRVVEEGPARAVYDAAQHPYGRALSAAFPRVGDPASRLSPRGLPGDPPDPSALPGGCAFSPRCPVALEVCGRDDQELREAGPDRLAACVRVGVGVGVREEA; encoded by the coding sequence TTGAGTCTGCTGGAGATCAGGGGACTGCGGGTGACGTACGGGTCCGGGGCATCCGCCGTCCCGGCCGTGCGCGGGGTCGACCTCACCCTCGGCGCCGGGCGGAAGCTCGGGGTGGCGGGCGAGTCGGGCTGCGGGAAGTCGACGCTGGCCCTGGCCCTGCTGCGGCTACTGCCCGCGTCGGCCCGGCTGTCGGGCGAGATCCTGCTGGACGGCGAGGACGTGCTCGCCATGAAGTGGGGCCGGCTGCGGGCGGTGCGATGGGCGGGGGCGTCCGTCGTCTTCCAGGGGGCCATGCACGCACTGAACGCGGTGCACCGCATCGGCGACCAGATCGCGGAGCCGGTGCTCGTGCACGGCCGGGCGACACCCGCGGCCGCGCGGCGGCGGGCCGGTGAGCTGCTGGAGCAGGTGGGGCTGCCGGCGTCGCGCGCGACGGCGTACCCGCACGAGCTGTCCGGAGGACAGCGCCAGCGCGTGATGATCGCGATGGCGCTGGCCTGCGAACCGCGGCTGCTGGTCGCCGACGAGCCGACGACGGCGCTGGACGTGATGGTCCAGGCGCAGATCCTGCGGCTGATCGAACGGCTGGTGTCCGGGCAGGACATCGCGCTGCTGATGATCAGCCACGATCTGGCGGTGCTGGCCGACACCTGCGACCGCCTCGCCGTGATGTACGCGGGCCGGGTGGTGGAGGAGGGACCCGCCCGGGCCGTGTACGACGCGGCGCAGCACCCCTACGGCCGGGCGCTGTCGGCGGCGTTCCCGCGGGTCGGGGACCCTGCCTCGCGGCTGTCCCCGCGCGGGCTGCCCGGTGATCCTCCGGACCCGTCGGCACTGCCGGGCGGTTGTGCGTTCAGCCCGCGCTGCCCCGTGGCACTGGAGGTGTGCGGCCGTGACGACCAGGAACTGCGCGAGGCGGGACCGGACCGGCTCGCGGCCTGTGTGCGTGTGGGTGTGGGTGTGGGTGTGCGGGAGGAAGCGTGA
- a CDS encoding IS4 family transposase: MAGGRFAPGHLGELTQCIPFEMVDEALKATGRVQERLRDLPSRVVVYLLLAGCLFPEVGYLGVWRKLTGALAGLPLAAPSASALAQARRRIGATPLKWLFDLLKGPVAGPRTPGAWWHGLLVIALDGTTLTVPDTPAVLTRFTKQAGNHGGTGYPQVRLLTLVACGTRTLIDAVFGPTTSGETTHAPRLLPSLRPGMILLADRNFAAQGLINDIAATGAEVLVRLKNGRRMPILARYRDGSYLSALGPVPVRVVDCEITITTTAGKHTGLYRLATTLLDHHRHPAGELAMLYHQRWEIETAYLELKSTILGGRVLRARTPEGIDQEIYALLVVHQLLRTAMADATSTQPGTDPDRAGFSIAWQAARDQLVLAAGIIADPVVDLVGIIGRHVLAGLLPQRRLRVSPRIVKRAISKYQARGPCIDRTSYKATTGIEILAAAGP; this comes from the coding sequence GTGGCCGGAGGCCGGTTCGCACCCGGTCATCTCGGTGAACTCACCCAGTGCATCCCCTTCGAAATGGTCGACGAGGCATTGAAGGCCACGGGCAGGGTCCAGGAGCGGCTGCGGGACCTGCCATCCCGGGTGGTCGTCTACCTGCTGCTGGCCGGGTGCCTGTTCCCGGAGGTCGGATACCTCGGGGTCTGGCGCAAGCTCACCGGCGCTCTGGCCGGTCTGCCACTGGCCGCGCCGTCGGCAAGCGCGCTGGCCCAGGCCCGCCGCCGTATCGGCGCCACACCGCTGAAATGGCTGTTCGACCTGCTGAAAGGCCCGGTGGCCGGGCCACGGACACCGGGAGCATGGTGGCACGGTCTGCTGGTGATCGCGCTCGACGGCACCACCCTGACGGTCCCCGACACCCCTGCCGTCCTGACCCGGTTCACCAAGCAGGCGGGCAACCACGGCGGGACCGGCTACCCGCAGGTCCGCCTGCTGACCCTGGTCGCCTGCGGCACCCGCACCCTCATCGACGCGGTCTTCGGACCCACCACATCGGGTGAGACCACCCACGCCCCGCGCCTGCTGCCCAGCCTGCGGCCGGGGATGATCCTGCTGGCCGACCGCAACTTCGCCGCCCAGGGGCTGATCAACGACATCGCGGCCACCGGGGCCGAGGTCCTGGTCCGGCTCAAGAACGGCCGCCGGATGCCGATCCTGGCCCGCTACCGGGACGGCTCCTACCTCTCCGCCCTCGGCCCGGTACCCGTGCGCGTCGTCGACTGCGAGATCACCATCACCACCACCGCCGGGAAACACACCGGCCTCTACCGGCTCGCCACCACTCTGCTCGACCACCACCGCCACCCCGCCGGTGAACTGGCCATGCTCTACCACCAGCGCTGGGAGATCGAAACCGCCTACCTGGAACTGAAATCGACCATCCTCGGCGGCCGGGTCCTGCGCGCCCGCACCCCCGAGGGCATCGACCAGGAGATCTACGCCCTGCTGGTGGTCCACCAACTGCTGCGGACCGCCATGGCGGACGCCACCAGCACCCAGCCCGGCACCGACCCGGACCGGGCCGGCTTCTCCATCGCCTGGCAGGCCGCCCGCGACCAGCTCGTCCTGGCCGCGGGCATCATCGCCGACCCGGTCGTCGACCTCGTCGGCATCATCGGTCGGCACGTCCTGGCCGGCCTGCTGCCCCAGCGGCGGCTACGGGTCAGCCCCCGCATCGTCAAACGCGCCATCTCGAAGTACCAGGCACGAGGGCCCTGTATCGACCGGACCAGCTACAAGGCCACCACCGGCATCGAGATCCTCGCAGCCGCAGGCCCTTGA
- a CDS encoding ABC transporter permease has protein sequence MSSTARPSGSSPDVPDAPAGTDPPGAPGIEMKAAAPAPGSPGARPGRTTGAKEAYPAFPVYPLYVAGRLGGALVSLLAVLVTSFFLFRIVPGDPVKAMTHGMPTSAAQLATLRRQFGLDLPLWRQFADYSAAALTGDLGMSYQFRAPVGELIAQKLPATLLLTGVAVVLYSALGLWLGTRSAWRHGGLGDRLNTGLALTLWSVPSFWLGLLLIITFSVGIGPVPGMFPTGGMESGGTSGVAYVLDVAHHMVLPVLTLVAVGYAQTLLVMRSSLLEEMGGDYLTTARAKGLRDDDVRRRHAVPNALLPTVTMVFINLGHVAAGSILVETVFSWPGLGGLFYQALSVPDLPLVQGLFVVFAGAMILMNLLADLLYPLLDPRVGR, from the coding sequence GTGAGCAGCACCGCGAGGCCCTCCGGCTCCTCACCCGACGTGCCGGACGCCCCGGCGGGCACCGACCCGCCCGGGGCCCCCGGGATCGAGATGAAGGCCGCCGCACCGGCTCCCGGCTCCCCCGGCGCCCGGCCGGGCCGGACGACGGGCGCGAAGGAGGCGTACCCGGCCTTCCCGGTCTATCCGCTCTATGTGGCCGGCAGACTCGGCGGCGCCCTGGTGTCGCTGCTCGCCGTCCTCGTGACCAGCTTCTTCCTCTTCCGGATCGTCCCCGGTGACCCGGTCAAGGCGATGACGCACGGCATGCCGACCAGCGCCGCGCAACTGGCCACGCTGCGGCGGCAGTTCGGTCTCGACCTGCCCCTGTGGCGGCAGTTCGCCGACTACTCCGCCGCAGCGCTGACCGGCGATCTCGGCATGTCATACCAGTTCCGGGCGCCGGTCGGGGAACTCATCGCCCAGAAGCTCCCGGCGACCCTGCTCCTCACCGGTGTGGCCGTGGTGCTCTACTCGGCGCTGGGGCTCTGGCTCGGTACCCGTTCGGCCTGGCGGCACGGCGGACTCGGCGACCGGCTGAACACGGGATTGGCGCTGACCCTGTGGTCGGTGCCGTCGTTCTGGCTGGGCCTGCTGCTGATCATCACCTTCTCGGTGGGGATCGGGCCGGTGCCCGGCATGTTCCCGACGGGCGGGATGGAGTCGGGCGGCACGTCCGGCGTCGCGTACGTCCTGGACGTCGCGCACCACATGGTGCTGCCGGTGCTGACCCTGGTGGCCGTGGGCTACGCGCAGACGCTGCTGGTGATGCGCTCCTCGCTGCTCGAGGAGATGGGCGGCGACTATCTGACGACGGCCCGGGCGAAGGGGCTGCGGGACGACGACGTACGGCGCCGGCACGCGGTCCCCAACGCCCTGCTGCCGACGGTCACGATGGTCTTCATCAACCTCGGCCATGTGGCGGCCGGGTCGATCCTCGTCGAGACGGTGTTCTCCTGGCCCGGGCTCGGCGGGCTGTTCTACCAGGCCCTCAGTGTTCCCGATCTGCCGCTGGTGCAGGGGCTGTTCGTGGTGTTCGCGGGGGCGATGATCCTGATGAACCTGCTGGCCGACCTGCTCTATCCGCTGCTCGACCCGAGGGTGGGCCGATGA
- a CDS encoding ABC transporter substrate-binding protein, translating to MITTAPHRSPGPNPSLRSRTERRPRRLLRLLLASGIAASALSAVPPRAEAQAEAQAQAQAQAQAPSAVRAAERLTEARTSADGIGAHGIGAHTDDGKNNGEDDGKDGADNVLTVAVSQSVDSLSPFLAQRLVSTSVHRLIYEYLTNYDPKDARPVPGLATAWTPSSDKLTWTYTIRKDSTWSDGRPVTAADAAWTFNTMMKDPGAATANGSFTANFAEVTAPAPGTLVIRLKKPQANMAALDVPIVPKHVWEKVGDLSAFNNDARFPIVGNGPFVLTDYKVDRYIRLRPNKDFWRGPPKFDELVFRYYKDGDAAVAALRKGEVSFVPDLTPAQADSLKDADNIQVNDAPGRRFFALAANPGARARDGGRFGSGHPALLDPAVRRALFHAVDRRTIVDKVFQGHAAEGEGYIPPRFTAYFWKPAAAQRIAHDPAKAAALLDEAGYRRDGSGKRRGKDGRPLDFRILCHATDPHDKAVGKYLREWWGELGIGLKVDCLDNVSDPWLKGDYDLAFDGWSVNPDPDFVLSIHTCSALPATAADTGATDNFICDERYDRLYAQQAVEYDAARRGDLVRQMQSRLYDTGFMNVMAYPNALEAYRTDQIKSITTMPEAAGNLYGQDGYWSWWSAEPAAAGRAASDGGGSSAAVAIGIGISVVLVIAVGILTSRRRRATADDRE from the coding sequence ATGATCACAACGGCTCCGCACCGCTCCCCCGGCCCGAACCCCTCCCTCCGCTCGCGGACGGAACGCCGCCCTCGCCGCCTGCTGCGGCTGCTGCTCGCCTCCGGCATCGCCGCCTCCGCGCTCTCCGCCGTCCCGCCCCGGGCAGAGGCGCAGGCGGAAGCACAGGCACAGGCACAGGCACAGGCACAGGCACCGAGTGCCGTACGCGCCGCCGAGCGGCTCACGGAAGCCCGGACGAGCGCGGACGGCATCGGCGCGCACGGCATCGGCGCGCACACGGACGACGGCAAGAACAACGGCGAGGACGACGGCAAAGACGGGGCGGACAACGTCCTGACCGTGGCCGTCTCGCAGAGCGTCGACTCCCTCAGCCCGTTCCTCGCCCAGCGGCTGGTCTCCACCAGCGTCCACCGGCTGATCTACGAGTACCTGACGAACTACGACCCCAAGGACGCGCGACCGGTCCCGGGACTCGCGACCGCCTGGACTCCGTCATCCGACAAGCTGACGTGGACATACACCATCCGCAAGGACTCCACCTGGTCAGACGGCAGGCCGGTCACCGCCGCGGACGCGGCCTGGACCTTCAACACGATGATGAAGGACCCCGGCGCCGCGACCGCCAACGGCAGTTTCACCGCCAACTTCGCCGAGGTCACTGCCCCGGCCCCCGGAACACTGGTGATCCGGCTCAAGAAGCCGCAGGCCAACATGGCGGCACTGGACGTCCCGATCGTGCCGAAGCACGTCTGGGAGAAGGTCGGCGACCTCTCCGCGTTCAACAACGACGCCCGGTTCCCGATCGTGGGCAACGGGCCCTTCGTACTGACCGACTACAAGGTCGACCGTTACATCCGGCTGAGGCCCAACAAGGACTTCTGGCGCGGCCCACCGAAGTTCGACGAGCTGGTGTTCCGGTACTACAAGGACGGTGATGCGGCGGTCGCCGCGCTGCGCAAGGGCGAGGTCTCCTTCGTCCCCGATCTCACCCCGGCGCAGGCCGATTCGCTGAAGGACGCGGACAACATCCAGGTCAACGATGCCCCGGGCCGCCGCTTCTTCGCGCTCGCCGCCAACCCGGGCGCGCGGGCGAGGGACGGCGGCAGGTTCGGCAGCGGTCACCCGGCGCTGCTCGACCCGGCCGTGCGCAGGGCGCTGTTCCACGCGGTCGACCGGCGGACCATCGTCGACAAGGTGTTCCAGGGACACGCGGCGGAGGGCGAGGGGTACATCCCGCCCCGCTTCACCGCGTACTTCTGGAAGCCGGCCGCCGCCCAGCGGATCGCGCACGATCCGGCGAAGGCGGCCGCACTGCTCGACGAGGCCGGATACCGGAGGGACGGCAGCGGTAAGCGGAGGGGCAAGGACGGCCGGCCGCTGGACTTCCGCATCCTGTGCCACGCCACCGACCCGCACGACAAGGCGGTAGGCAAGTACCTACGCGAGTGGTGGGGAGAACTCGGGATCGGGCTGAAGGTCGACTGCCTGGACAACGTGTCCGACCCCTGGCTCAAGGGTGACTACGACCTGGCGTTCGACGGATGGTCGGTCAATCCCGACCCGGACTTCGTCCTGTCCATCCACACCTGCTCCGCCCTGCCCGCCACCGCCGCGGACACCGGTGCGACCGACAACTTCATCTGCGACGAGCGGTACGACCGGCTGTACGCGCAGCAGGCGGTGGAGTACGACGCGGCCAGGCGCGGGGACCTGGTCAGGCAGATGCAGTCCCGGCTGTACGACACCGGCTTCATGAACGTCATGGCGTATCCGAACGCGCTCGAGGCCTATCGCACCGACCAGATCAAGTCCATCACGACGATGCCCGAGGCCGCCGGCAACCTCTACGGTCAGGACGGCTACTGGAGCTGGTGGTCCGCCGAGCCCGCCGCCGCGGGCCGGGCGGCCTCGGACGGCGGCGGATCCTCCGCGGCCGTGGCCATCGGCATCGGGATCTCGGTCGTCCTGGTCATAGCGGTCGGCATCCTCACCAGTCGGCGCCGCCGCGCCACCGCCGACGACCGCGAGTAG